Sequence from the Qipengyuania pelagi genome:
GGTAGCGAACAGGCGCGCCGCTCGGCGCCGATGCTGCTGGTCCCGGTGACGTTTTCCGCCGGTACGGAGCTGGTCTATGAAATGCGCAATCCCTGGCAGCGCGCCTGGGCGGAATACCAGTCGGGCTCCAGCCGGATCGATTACGTCCGCCCCTCGGGTGCGGGTGGCGATTCGCTGCTCGTGACCTATGGCCAGATCGGGCGGCGCAGCCGGACCTGGTGGCGCACCGTGCTCGACCAGTTCAGCGCGTCCGACGTGCTCGTCCCCATCGCGGACCTGCGCTATACCTATCCGGGCGGCCCCATTGAGGGCACCTTCACCGCGCGGCACGGGCCGGATAACGAATATCTCGCCGGGTTCCGCATGACCGCCGCCAATCCCGAACAATTGCCAGCCATGCTGGAAAAGGCGGTGGCGCGGTTCGACCAGATCTTCGAACAGGCGCTGGCAAGCGGTCGCCTGGCTCCCGATCCCACGCTCGACCTCGGCGATCTTCAGATCGATCCGGCGATTCAGCGCCTTATCGACCTCGGCCGGGCCGATGCGGAACGTCAGCGTGCCGCCGCTGCCGCAGAACGGGCATCGCGCGCAAATCAGGAGGCCGAACCGGGATCGAACGTGACGGCAGCGCCGGTCGAAACGCCACCGCCGCCGGGGTCGGTCGGCCTCTACACGGTGCAGATCGCGACGCCGGATGCCGCCGCCTTCAATGCCGGGCTGTCGCAGGTGCGCGGCGCGGCGGGCGTACGCACCGCCGGCATTCGCAGCACCGCGATCGGCGGCACGTCGGTACTGACAGTGGGCTTCGAAGGCTCGATCGATCAGCTCGCCGCGGCCCTGCGCAGTCAGGGTTTCACGGTCCGGCAGGCGAACAACGCGCTGTCCGTCAGCCGCTAGGCGCGGTTCCGCGAGCAGCGTTCCCCGTGTCCCAGATCGCCCTTCCGCTATCCGTGGCCGCATCCGACAGGCCAGTGCGGATCGTAGTGGGCGAGGGCAATCGCGCTGCCGTGGCCGCGCTGGCCGATCCATCGGACTGGCCGTTCCGCACAGCCGTGCTGGTGGGGCCGTCGCGCTCGGGCAAGTCGCTGCTGGCGCGCTGGTTCATGGCCTCGGGCAAGGGCGAGGCGGTGGACGGGGCGGACCGATGGGACGAGACCGCCCTGTTCCATCGCTGGAACCGCGCGCAGGAGGATGGGCGGCCGCTGCTGCTGGTCAGCGATGCCGATGGTTGGCGGATCGACCTGCCCGATCTGCGCTCGCGCCTCGGCGGGTCGCTCCAGCTCGCGATCGGCGCGCCGGACGATGCGATGGCGGGCGAGCTGATCCTGGCCCATGCCGAACAGCGCGGCCTGCAACTGCCCCCGTCCGCGGCGGATTATCTCGTCCCCCGGCTGACCCGCAGTTACGCCGCGATCGAGCGCGTGGTCGCCGAAATCGATCGCTTGTCTCTTGAACGCAAACTGCCCGCCACCATGTCGGTCTGGCGCGACGCGCTCGACGCGGTGGAAGGCCCCGAGCAGGGCCGCTTGCTTTGATCCGAGATTGGTGGGAGAATCCTGCGTCATGTTCGACCGGCTGACAGCCTATCTCGACTCCATCCGCGCGCGCGATCCCGCGCCGCGCAGCCGCTGGGAAATCCTCACCTATCCCGGCGTCTGGGCGGTGTTCTGGCACCGCATCGCGCACTGGCTGTTCGAGGCGGAGCTGCATTTCCTCGCCCGGTTCGTGAACCATTTCAGTCGCTTCCTCACCGCGATCGACATCCATCCGGGCGCGAAGATCGGGCGCAATTTCTTCATCGACCATGGCTTCACCGTGATCGGGGAAACCGCCGTGATCGGCAATGACGTGACGATCTACCAGAACGTGACGCTGGGTGGCACCAATCCGACCAACGGGATCGGAGGCAAGCGGCACCCGACCATCATGGACAATGTCATCATCGGATCGGGCGCGCAGGTGATCGGGCCGATCGTGGTGGGCGAACGGGCGCGGATCGGCGCCAATGCGGTCGTCACCGACGATGTGCCCGAGGGCGCGACGATGATCGGCTTCAAGGCGCGCAGTACGCTGGTGCCGGTCGAAACCTATATGCGCGAATTCATGCCCTATGGAACGCCATGCAACGAACAGAGCGAGCCGGACATGCGCCGGTTCGAGGCGCTGGAACAGCAATTGACCGAGATGCGCGCCGAGTTGGAGGCGCTGCGACGGGCAGCCGCGACCGATGCCGCCGAGGTCGCAAACACGCAGCGTAGCGGGTCGAACAGCTGATGCAGCCGAGTGGCCATTCCGGCGGCGCGGTGTTGCCCTTTCCGGCGCGCAATGCCGATCAGGTCGGCTTCACCCGCGAGGAACTGACCCGCATTCTCGACCTCTACGGTCGGATGGTCGCGGCGGGCGAGTGGCGCGATTACGCCATGGATTTCACGCGCGATTTCGCCAGCTTCGCCGCCTTCCGCCGCGCCGCCGAACGGCCGCAGGCGCGAGTAGAGAAGCGCCCGTCGCTGCGCCAGCGGCAGGGCATGTGGACGCTGTTCGGCGAACACGGCCAGGTGCTGAAGCGCGGACACGAATTGGCTGGCGTGTTGGCGCCGATGGAGCGACGGCTGGTCAAGGTGGTGGATTCGTAGGGGGTCGTTCCTCGCAGAGACGCGGAGGGAAGGGAGACGCAGAGGAAGGTGCGTCCGCGGCGCAGCCGCACTTTCACTCAATCCATCCAACCAAATCGAAGGCCGGAAGCACAAAGCTGCTTCGCCGCGAGAATGCACTTTCTCCGTGTCTCTCTTCCCTCTGCGTCTCTGCGAGAAACCGAATCGCAGAACAAAGGCCGGGACACGCGCCCCGGCCCGTCCTCCTCAGCCGGGGACCACACCCGCGACCGGAACCCGCGTCTGCCAGCCATTGGGCAGACCCGCGACCACCCGGTTGCGGATCGGCGTCCAGAAGGCGGACAGGCTGAGCAGCGCCGACCCGATCACCAGCGCCGTCAGCGCGAAGGTCAGCTCCACCGCGCCGAAGCGGTCGAACAGGAAGGCGAGCGCCACGAGGACGTAGGCGAGGGCGGATACGAGCAAGGCCCGCCGGTCGATCGCCAGCGCGACGAGGCCGAACAGGACATAGATCGCCAGCACGCCGACCGCCTCGGCCACGCCTACCTGATCGCCCCCTTCCATCACGCCGAGCGAATAGAAGACGGGATGCGCGATCATCGGGGCAGCGAGCAGGTGCAGCCAGAACGCGACATCGCTGCGGCGCGTGGTGCGCTCGCGGTCCGACATATCCCACCGCATCGCGAAGGCGAACACGCCGAGACCCATGCCGAAGGTCAGTGCCAGCAAGGCATCGCCGACCGTTTCTTCGTTCAGTCCCAGTGGGCCGTAAAGCAGCGATACGATCAATGCGATCACCGTCACGGCCGCAGCAGCCGCCCCGGCTGCGACAGTGATCGGCACCATGAAGCGCTTCCAGTGCAGCCAGGCTCCCCCGGCGGCCAGCACGCCAGCCCCGGCGACGAAGAGGGCGCCGGTGCTCTCATTGTCCATGGCGCCCAGCGACAGGCCGATGCCCAACGCGCCCGCGAAACACCCGCCGACGAAAGCGAGCAGCAGGATGATGCTGGGCAGCGCCATCCGCCGGCGCCGGGTGAAGAATTCGGATAGTGGCCAGGCGGTCGCGGCGATCAGAGCCCCGGCAAACAGGGTCGTGAGCGCGCTCTGCCATTCGGAGGCGGCGGACCAGGCGGCGAGTTGCGCTTCGGTCGGCTCGCTGGTGAGGTCCCAGATCTGGGGTACGGGGGCGAAGGCACTCGCGATCGCCTGCCCGATCGCACCCGCCGCGACCAGCATGATGATCACGCCGATCGCCACGAAGATGTCGTTGAAGCTGTTGATCAGCCGGAAGTTCTCTTCGTCCCCCCGCGGCATTTCGCGCACCTGCGTCATATGCGCCCGGAACGAAGCCGCCGCTTCGGCGCTGAGCGCTCCGGCGGTGACGGCGGAATTGAGGTCCTCTTCTGAATACACCGGACGGCTCCTACCCTGTTGAAGGGGTGAAGCTACGCCCGGTGTGTTATTCAGTCAATACGCTTGGTGGATCAGCCGCGCGCCGAGCTGGGCCCGGTGCCGGTGACCTTCTGCATCGCGGTCAGGATCGCGCCCGACTGTTCGGACCCGCTCTGCGGCGCCTTCAGGTTCGAGAAGTCGCTGATCTTGTCCCAGTTCTCGGCAAAGCCTTCGACCGTGCGCTGGTCTTCAGGCAGCCAGACCGCATCGTTCATCACGGTCCAAGCGCTGTGGAAACCGCCCGCACCCGCGCCGACGATGGCGTTGGTCGGCGCATCCTCGCTGACGAGGAACAGTGCGGCGGGGACCACGTTGACCGGATCGAACAGTTCGAAGGCCTGTTCGGGGAACAGATCCTCGGTCATGCGCGTGCCCGCGACGGGCGAAAGCGTGTTGACCTTGATGTTGTATTTCGCCCCTTCGAGATAGAGCGTCTTGGTCAGCCCGGCCAGGCCGAGCTTGGCCGCGCCGTAATTGGCCTGGCCGAAATTGCCGAACAGGCCGGTGGAGCTCGCAGTCATCAGCACGCGGCCATAGGCCTGTTCGCGCATGGTCTCCCACGCCGCCTTGGTGGCATTGGCGCTGCCGAGAAGGTGGACCTTCACGACGAAGTCGAAATCCGCCGGTTCCATCTTGGCGAAGCTCTTGTCGCGCAGGACGCCGGCATTGTTGATGAGGACATGGACGCCGCCCCACTTCTGCTTGGCGTCCGCGACCATCTTTTCCATCTGGTCGTATTCGGTGACCGAGGCGCCGTTGGCGATGGCTTCACCGCCCGCCTTTTCGATTTCCTCGACCACCTTGGCCGCCGCGTCCGACGTGCCGGTGCCGTCGCGCGATCCGCCGAGATCGTTGACGACGACCTTGGCGCCGCGCTTGGCGAGTTCGAGCGCATATTCGCGGCCCAATCCGCCGCCCGCCCCGGTGACGATGGCTACCTTGTCCTTGAAGTCGATGCTCATGCGGCTCTCCGTTGTCGTTTACGTTAAGGTCAATCTGGGCAGCGGAATGCCATGCGCGCCGCGCGCTGGCAACAGGTCACACGGCAGGGCGCGATGCCGTAGGGGCGGGACGAGCTATTGGACGCGTTTGCGGTGCGAATCGCGCGTCAAAAACTCTCGATCGCCGGGACCAGTTCGTCCATCGACTGGATCAGGGCGTCGGCGCCGAACTGTTCGGCGGTGAGGTCGCAATAGCCGTAACAGGCGGCGATGAAGAGCACCTTGGCAGCGCGCGCCGCGTCGCGATCGTAACTGCTGTCGCCGATATAGACCAGCGATCCGCCGCCGCAGCGCTCCTGCGCCGCCAAGATGGGGTCGGGTAGCGGCTTGGCGCGGTATTCCCCGTCCTCCCCCTTGCCGAGACTGTCGCCGCCGATCACGCAGTCGAACCGGTCGATCAGGTCGAGCGACGACAGGACGCCGCCCGCGAAGGATTGGAACTTGTTGGTCACCACAGCGAGGCGCACGCCCCGTTTTTCGAGCGCGTCGAGCGTTTCGATCACGCCGGGATAGGGGCGGGTGTGGACCGCGTAATGCTCGCCGTAATAGGCGAGCATGGCCTTGTAGAGCCGCTTGAACGCATCGCGGTCGAGTGCGCCATCGCCCTTGGTCTGCGCATCCACCGCCTGTTTCAACATCGCCTTCGCGCCGCCGCCGATCAGGTCCTTCGCGCTTTCGACCGGCACCGTGGCGAAACCGCCCAATGTCAGCGCGTGATTGACCGCCGTGCCGAGGTCGCGATGGGTTTCGAGGAGAGTGCCGTCGAGGTCGAAGCAGACGATGTCGAAAGGAAAATCGCTCATACTGCGGATCGGTGCAGGATGCGCCTTCAAACCGCAAGCGTGTCGTGGCAAGGCGCATTCCCATGAGCCAACACGATTTCGCCGCCGTCATCCTCGCCGCGGGCAAGGGCACCCGCATGAAGAGCGACCTTCACAAGGTCCTGCACCCCATCGCCGGGCGTCCGATGCTGAAGCATCTGATGGCCAGCGTCGAAGCCCTGGGGCCGAAAAAGCAGGTCGTCGTCGTGGGCGCGGGGCGCGATCAGGTCGAAAGCGCGGTCGGCGATGCGGCGGATACCTGCCTCCAGGAACCCCAGCTCGGCACCGGCCACGCGGTCCAGCAGGCGCAGGAGCGGCTGTCGGGCTTTAGCGGAGACGTGCTGGTCCTTTATGGCGACGTGCCCTTCGTGCGCGGCGAGACCATGCAGGCCATGCTCGATCGGTTGCACGAGGCGGACGCGCCCAAGGTCGTGGTGCTGGGCTTCGAACCGGACGATGCGCTCGCCTATGGCCGCGTGATCGCCGACGATGCGGGCCGGATCGCCAAGATGGTCGAATTCAAGGATGCGAGCGAGGACGAGCGCACCTGCCGCCTGTGCAATTCGGGCCTGATGGCCGCGCGAGCCGAGGATATGTTCGCCCTTCTCGACCGGGTCGGCAACGACAACGCGCAGGGCGAATATTACCTCCCCGATATCGTCAACATCGCCATCGCGGACGGGGACATTTGCGCCGCCGTCACCGCGCGCGATCCGGGCGAGGTCGCCGGGATCAATTCGCGCGGGGAACTCGCCGCGGCGGAAGCGCTCTGGCAGGCGGAGCAGCGCGAGCACTGGATGGCGGAAGGCGTCACCCTGCGCGCGCCCGACACCGTGTTCTTCAGCTGGGACACGCATTTGGGGCGCGATGTCACGGTCGATCCGAATGTCGTGTTCGGCCCCGGCGTCACCGTGGCGGATGGCGCGCATATCAAGAGCTTCAGCCATATCGAGGGTGCGAGCGTGGGCGAAAAGGCGCAGGTCGGCCCCTATGCGCGCCTCCGCCCCGGAGCGGTTATGGCGAAGGACAGCTTCGTCGGCAATTTCGTCGAGATGAAGAACGCCCATCTGGGCGAAGGGGCCAAGGCCAGCCATCTGACCTATTTGGGCGATGCGGAGGTCGGTGCGCGCGCCAATATCGGTGCGGGCACGATCACCTGCAATTACGACGGCTATTTCAAATACCGGACCGAAATCGGCGAGGGCGCCTTCATCGGATCGAACAGCGCGCTGATCGCGCCGGTCAGGATCGGGCGTGACGCGATCGTGGCGGCGGGCAGCACGGTCAGCCGCGACGTGGCCGATGGCGACCTTCGCATGGTGCGGGGCGAGCAGATCGTGAAGCCCGGCTGGGCCGACCGCTTCCACGATGCGATGCGCAAGAAGAAGGCGGCGAAGAAGGGATAACCCTTGCGCCTGCGGGTCAGCGCGCCCGCCTGCGCCAGGCTCGGACCGTCCGCTTGCCCAATTCGGCGTTCGCCAGCGGTTCGTAATCGCGTTTGAGGGCGTTTGCGACCAGCTTCCGGGCCGCCGCGTTCTGACGGGTCAGCGGATCGCTGGCCGTGACGATGACCGGCGGCCGTGTGGCCAGGATGCGTGCCACCTCCGCCGTCTGATCCACGCCCAGCGCGTTTGTCTCGAGCGCGTTGTTGAGATGATCGGGATAGACGAAGCGGGTCGGGATGCAGCTATTCGTGCGCGTATAGAGCACGCTCGGCCCGTCGAAAATCCACAGGCATTCCCCGTTTCGATCGACCAGCGGGGCGATGGCCTGCGTCAGGTGGCCCACGCTCGCGCGCCGCTGCGCGCTTTTGCCCGCCTGGTCGAGCCCGACATAGAACAGCGCGTAGAAGCCGAACATCAGCAGCACCATGCCGCGCGCGAGGGGTCTGGGCGAGGCGAACAGAGGAAGGGCGAGCAGAAGCGAGGCCGGAACCAGCGCCGCCAGATAATAGAGATAAAGCGTACCCGGCAGGAAGACCGTTCCGACCAGACCGGCGGCAAAGACCGCATAGCTCGCATAGAGCGCACCATCGCGCGGCGGGGCCAGCCGCAGCGCCGCCCACAGGCCGAGCAGGGCAGGCACGACGACCGGCAAAAGGGCGATCGGCAAGTCGCCGCGCCAGCGCCCCGCGCCTTCGCGCAAGAAGAACGAGCCGAAATTGGCCCACCAAAAGGCCTCGCCCGCGCCGAGAGAGAAAAAGATCGTGGCTGCTATCATGGTGGGCGCGATGCCGATCGCGGCGAACAGCATAGCGTAGCGCAGCAAAGCCGAGGGCTTCGGCCCCTGGCGGTGCAATCGATAAAGCGCCAAACCGCCCAGAGCCGCGCAGACGGGCAGGGCGGTATACTTGACCTGTAAGGCAAGCCCGCCGAGCAGCATCGCCGTAGCCGCGCGTCCGAAACCCAGATGCCGCCGATCTCCCGTCAGGAGATAGAGCGCGCCGAGCAATAGCGGGAGGAAGAACACCTCGCTCTGCCCGGCATGACTGCCATAGAGCGGCAGCATGATCGGATAGGCGCTGCCTGCCAGCAAAGCCCCCCAACGATCGGCGAGCGGCCTTGCGAGGGCGTATAGGAGCAGGCTGCCCGCAAGCGTGAAGCCCATCGCCATGACCTGATAGGCCACGGGCGCCGGGCCGCCGATCGCATGGGCGACAGCGAAAAGCGCGAACAGGCCGGCTGGCTTGCGATCCCACAGATCCGCATAGGGCAAGGCCCCGTCGAGCCAGCGTAGGCCGATCAGCGAATAGAGCTGCTCATCATAATCCGCCGCCGGATCGCCGAGCCAGATCGCCCGAGTCGCGACGACCATGAGCGCCAGGATCACGGGCGCGAACCAGCGCGCCTCGCCACGAGCCTGTGATGCAGTCAGGGGAAGGGCACGCAGTGCGGTCATCGCTGCCGCCATGCCCGATCATGGTTAAGGAGCGGTGTGCGCCCCCGGTCGGGGGATCAGCCCTCGACGTGTTCGGCGAGGACGGTCAGCCCCTTTTCGCCGACTTCGGCGAACCCGCCGCGCACTTCGATCGTCTCGGGCGATCCACCCTCGGTCTTGTAGACCTGAACCGCACCGTCACGGATCGTCGACATGAAGGGCGCATGGCCTTCGAGCACGCCGAATTCGCCCTCGGTGCCGGGCACGACGACCATGTGCACCTCTTCCGAACGGACGAGCTTGGCGGGGGTCACGAGTTCAAAATGAAGGGGCATATCAGTTCCTGTCGATAGCCGCGTCGAAATCGCCGACGGCGCGATCGAATTTGTCTCGGCAAGCTGGGTTGCAGAAGCCGACCACCTTGCCGCGATATCGGGTCAGGCTGTTGGCCGCTACCGGCTTGCCCGACCAGGGACACACGTCGTTGACGCAATCCGCAAGGTCGGGCTGTCCGGTCATCAGGCGTCTTCCGCGAGCTTCTTGGCCTTTTCGATCGCCTGATCGATGCCGCCGACCATGTAGAAGGCGGCTTCGGGAAGGTGATCGTATTCGCCGTCGACCACCGCCTTGAAGCTCTTCACCGTGTCTTCGAGCTGCACGAACTGGCCCGGAATGTTGGTGAAGACCTCGGCGACGTGGAAGGGCTGGCTGAGGAATTTCTGGATCTTGCGCGCACGCGCGACCGTCAGCTTATCCTCTTCCGACAGCTCGTCCATGCCGAGAATGGCGATGATGTCCTGAAGCGACTTGTACTTCTGCAGGGTTTCCTGAACGCGGCGGGCGGTCTCGTAATGCTCCTGGCCCACGACGCGCGGTTCGAGCACGCGGCTGGTCGAATCGAGCGGGTCCACCGCCGGATAGATGCCGAGTTCGGAGATCGCGCGGTTCAGCGTGGTGGTCGCGTCCAAGTGGGCGAAGGAGGTGGCGGGCGCCGGGTCGGTCAAATCGTCCGCGGGCACGTAGATCGCCTGCACCGAAGTGATCGAGCCCTTATTGGTCGAGGTGATGCGCTCCTGAAGGTTGCCCATGTCGGTTGCGAGCGTGGGCTGATAGCCCACCGCCGACGGGATGCGGCCGAGCAGCGCCGACACTTCCGAACCGGCCTGGGTGAAGCGGAAGATGTTGTCGACGAAGAACAGGACGTCCTGGCCTTCCTGGTCGCGGAAATATTCCGCCATGGTGAGGCCCGACAGGGCGACGCGGGCACGCGCGCCCGGCGGCTCGTTCATCTGGCCGAAGACGAGCGCCACCTTGGAGCCTTCCGAGATCGCATTGCCATCCGCGTCCTTGGCGATGACGCCCGCGTCGAGGAATTCGTGGTAGAGATCGTTGCCTTCACGGGTACGCTCGCCCACGCCCGCGAAGACGGACACGCCGCCATGGCCCTTGGCGATGTTGTTGATCAGTTCCTGGATCAGCACGGTCTTGCCGACGCCCGCGCCGCCGAACAGGCCGATCTTGCCGCCCTTGGCGTAAGGGGCGAGGAGGTCGATCACCTTGATGCCGGTGACGAGGATGGCCGCTTCGGTCGACTGGTCGACGAAGAGCGGCGCCTCGGCATGGATCGGGGCGGTCTGCTCGGCACCGATGGGGCCGCGCTCGTCGATCGCTTCGCCGACCACGTTCATGATGCGGCCCAGGGTCTTGGGGCCGACCGGAACGCTGATCTGCGCGCCCGTATTGACGACTTCCTGCCCACGCACGAGCCCGTCCGTCCCATCCATCGCGATGGTGCGCACGGTGTTTTCGCCGAGGTGCTGGGCGACTTCGAGAACCAGCGTATTGGCGCCGTTCTTCGTTTCGAGCGCGGTCAGGATCGGCGGCAGTTCGCTTTCGAAAGCGACGTCGACGACGGCGCCGATGACCTGGGAAATCGTGCCGTTAGGCGACTGGTTGAGTACGGGTGCGGTGGCCATGATGTCTATCCTGACTTGGTCCTGAAATGCTTGAACGGGGGCGCGTCAGCCGACGCAGACATTGTCCGGTTCGGCGAAGACCCATTCGCCGTCACCGGCGGTAAGGGTCGCGGAATTGCGCAGATATTCGTCTTCGCCGAGGCCGAATTCGCAGATCACGTCATCCGAGCCAAGCCCGGCGCGCTTGCAGACCGCGGTGTTGACCGCCTCGTCCTCGGGGCAGGCTTCGGCATATTTCGCGGTGAAGAGATCCTGATCGGGCGCGGGCAGCGAAGGCGTCGCCTCGGCAACCGGAGCGGCGGCCCCGTCGACCGGCTGCGGCGCGGGCTCTTCGCCACAGGCGGCGAGGAGGAAGAGCGGGAGGATGTAAGCGAGCTTTTTCACGTGTTCGAAGTCCTGTGTGGGGTGCCCTTCGGGGGGGAGAGAGCGCCCGTTGATATCTGGCCTAGAGCGCTTCCGCCCCGGCGATGATTTCGATCAGTTCGGTCGTGATCGCGGCCTGGCGGCTGCGGTTGTACTGGATGGTCAGATCCTTGATCAGATCGCCCGCATTGCGCGTGGCGTTGTCCATCGCGGTCATCGAGGCGCCCTGTTCGCTCGCTTCGCGTTCGAGAAGCGCGCCGAACAGCTGCGTCTTGACGTAGCGGGGCAGCAATTCCTCAAGGATGCCCTCCTCGTCCGGCTCGTATTCGACCACGGCGTCACCGGCTTTCGGTGCGTCGGTTTCGATCGAGGGGACGGGGATCAGCTGGTCGACCGTCGGGTCCTGGACGAGCGCGCTCTGGAACACCGGGTAGACGAGGTGGGCGACGTCGAATTCGCCCTTTTCGAAGCGTTCGATCAGATCGTCGGCGATCGCTTCGGCCTCGTCGAAACCGGGCGTGCGGACCTCGCTGGTGTCGAAATGCTTCTCGATCCGGTCGGCATAGTCGCGCTTGATCGGGGCGCGGCCTTTCTTGCCGACGAGGTAGAACTGCACGTCCTTGCCCTCCGCGAGCAGGGCCTTCGCCTTGTTCTTGGCCGCCTTGACGATGTTGGCGTTGAGACCGCCGCACAGGCCCTTGTCGGTGTTGACGACGACCAGCAGGTGGCGCTTGTCCATGCCGGTGCCCGCCAGCAGGCGCGGGGCGGAGCCGCCCGAAATGCGCGAGGCGAGGCTGGCCATGACGCCCGCGAGCCGCTCCGAATACGGACGCGCCGCTTCGGCCGCGGCCTGGGCACGGCGCAGCTTGGCCGCCGCGACCATCTGCTTGGCCTTGGTGATCTTCTGGGTCGACTTGACCGAGTTGATCCGGCCCTTGAGTTCCTTGAGTGAAGCCACTCTACCAACTCTCCATTTCGTCACCCCGGCGAAGGCCGAGGTCTCTTTCCACTAGGATCGTACCTGGCGGCACGAGATCCCGGCTTTCGCCGGGATGACGGCGATACAAATCAGGCGAACTGCTTGGCGAAGGTGTCGAGCGCGCTCACCACCTTGCTCTTGGTGTCGTCCTCGAACTTGCCGGTGGTGCGGATCGTCTCCAGCACGTCGGCGTGTTCGCTGCGCATATAGCTCAGCATGGCGGCTTCGTATTCGGTCACGCGGCTGGTCTCGATCTTGTCGAGATACCCGTTCGTGCCCGCATAGATCGACACGACCTGCTCTTCCACCGGCATGGGCGAGAACTGGCGCTGCTTCAAAAGCTCGGTCAGGCGCGCACCGCGATTGAGGAGCTTCTGCGTCGCGGCGTCGAGGTCCGAGCCGAACTGCGCGAAGGCGGCCATTTCGCGGTACTGCGCGAGGTCCAGCTTCATCGAGCCGGCGACCTTCTTCATCGCCTTGGTCTGCGCGGCACCGCCGACGCGGCTGACCGACAGGCCGACGTTGATGGCCGGACGGATACCCTGATAGAACAGGTCCGTTTCGAGGAAGATCTGCCCGTCCGTAATCGAGATCACGTTGGTGGGAATATAGGCCGACACGTCGCCCGCCTGCGTTTCGATGATCGGCAGCGCGGTCAGCGAGCCGCCGCCTTCGCTCTCGTTCATCTTCGCCGCACGCTCGAGCAGGCGGCTGTGGAGGTAGAACACGTCGCCCGGATAGGCTTCACGGCCCGGCGGGCGGCGAAGGAGCAGCGACATCTGGCGATAGGCGACGGCCTGCTTGGAGAGGTCATCATAGACGATCACGGCGTGCATACCGTTATCGCGGAAGAACTCACCCATCGCGGCGCCGGTATAGGGCGCGAGATACTGAAGCGGAGCGGGCTCCGAAGCGGTCGCGGCGACCACGATGGTGTAATCCATCGCGCCGTTTTCCTCGAGGCTCTTGACGATCTGCGCGACGGTCGACCGCTTCTGGCCGACGGCGACGTAGATGCAGTAGAGCTTCTTCTTCTCGTCGTCCGACTGGTTGTTTTCGCGCTGGTTGATGAAGGTGTCGATCGCCACCGCGCTCTTGCCGGTCTGACGGTCGCCGATGATCAGTTCGCGCTGGCCGCGACCCACGGGCACGAGCGCGTCGATCGCCTTGAGGCCGGACTGGACCGGTTCGCTGACCGATTCGCGCGGGATGATGCCGGGCGCCTTCTGTTCGACCAGGCGGCGTTCGGTGGTCGCGATCGGGCCCTTGCCGTCGATCGGATTGCCGAGCGCGTCGACCACGCGGCCGAGCAGGGCCTTGCCGACGGGAACGTCGACGATGGTCTGCGTGCGCTTGACCGTGTCGCCTTCCTTGATGTCGTTGTCCGACCCGAAGATCACCGCGCCGACATTGTCGGCTTCGAGGTTCAGCGCCATGCCCTGAACGCCGTTGGCGAATTCGATCATCTCGCCGGCCTGCACCTTGTCGAGGCCGTGGATGCGGGCGATCCCGTCACCCACGCTCAGCACGGTGCCGACTTCGCTGACTTCGGCTTCGGTGCCGAAATTGGCGATCTGGTCCTTGATGACCTTGGAGATTTCTGCGGCGCGGATATCCATGATGT
This genomic interval carries:
- a CDS encoding DUF2794 domain-containing protein, yielding MQPSGHSGGAVLPFPARNADQVGFTREELTRILDLYGRMVAAGEWRDYAMDFTRDFASFAAFRRAAERPQARVEKRPSLRQRQGMWTLFGEHGQVLKRGHELAGVLAPMERRLVKVVDS
- the epsC gene encoding serine O-acetyltransferase EpsC, coding for MFDRLTAYLDSIRARDPAPRSRWEILTYPGVWAVFWHRIAHWLFEAELHFLARFVNHFSRFLTAIDIHPGAKIGRNFFIDHGFTVIGETAVIGNDVTIYQNVTLGGTNPTNGIGGKRHPTIMDNVIIGSGAQVIGPIVVGERARIGANAVVTDDVPEGATMIGFKARSTLVPVETYMREFMPYGTPCNEQSEPDMRRFEALEQQLTEMRAELEALRRAAATDAAEVANTQRSGSNS
- a CDS encoding heavy-metal-associated domain-containing protein, with product MHSTRTLPWLRRPLPVYTGVFGGIVALALLAVAVFAQVGGDRGIAPVAASSDISVTGVEVDATGKSSEEARENGWQQAQRKAWERLKGPKLSDSQIAGIVSAIVIEREQLGPRRYIARLGVIFDRQRANAYLGGSEQARRSAPMLLVPVTFSAGTELVYEMRNPWQRAWAEYQSGSSRIDYVRPSGAGGDSLLVTYGQIGRRSRTWWRTVLDQFSASDVLVPIADLRYTYPGGPIEGTFTARHGPDNEYLAGFRMTAANPEQLPAMLEKAVARFDQIFEQALASGRLAPDPTLDLGDLQIDPAIQRLIDLGRADAERQRAAAAAERASRANQEAEPGSNVTAAPVETPPPPGSVGLYTVQIATPDAAAFNAGLSQVRGAAGVRTAGIRSTAIGGTSVLTVGFEGSIDQLAAALRSQGFTVRQANNALSVSR
- a CDS encoding HAD hydrolase-like protein, with protein sequence MSDFPFDIVCFDLDGTLLETHRDLGTAVNHALTLGGFATVPVESAKDLIGGGAKAMLKQAVDAQTKGDGALDRDAFKRLYKAMLAYYGEHYAVHTRPYPGVIETLDALEKRGVRLAVVTNKFQSFAGGVLSSLDLIDRFDCVIGGDSLGKGEDGEYRAKPLPDPILAAQERCGGGSLVYIGDSSYDRDAARAAKVLFIAACYGYCDLTAEQFGADALIQSMDELVPAIESF
- a CDS encoding SDR family NAD(P)-dependent oxidoreductase, with the translated sequence MSIDFKDKVAIVTGAGGGLGREYALELAKRGAKVVVNDLGGSRDGTGTSDAAAKVVEEIEKAGGEAIANGASVTEYDQMEKMVADAKQKWGGVHVLINNAGVLRDKSFAKMEPADFDFVVKVHLLGSANATKAAWETMREQAYGRVLMTASSTGLFGNFGQANYGAAKLGLAGLTKTLYLEGAKYNIKVNTLSPVAGTRMTEDLFPEQAFELFDPVNVVPAALFLVSEDAPTNAIVGAGAGGFHSAWTVMNDAVWLPEDQRTVEGFAENWDKISDFSNLKAPQSGSEQSGAILTAMQKVTGTGPSSARG
- a CDS encoding HdaA/DnaA family protein, with product MSQIALPLSVAASDRPVRIVVGEGNRAAVAALADPSDWPFRTAVLVGPSRSGKSLLARWFMASGKGEAVDGADRWDETALFHRWNRAQEDGRPLLLVSDADGWRIDLPDLRSRLGGSLQLAIGAPDDAMAGELILAHAEQRGLQLPPSAADYLVPRLTRSYAAIERVVAEIDRLSLERKLPATMSVWRDALDAVEGPEQGRLL